The following DNA comes from Longimicrobium sp..
TGGAGCACCTGGCGGCGCAGGACCGCGCGCTGGAGCAGGTGCACGCGCTGCTGGCCAGGCTCTGCGCCACGCACGACATCGTCGCCGAGCCGCACCTGAACTTCGACGCGCCCGACGGCGCCCCGGCGGACCCGAAGACCTGAAAAGAAGGCCTCATGCGGAGACGCGGAGTCGCGGAGGCGATGGGGATGCACCTCCGCGTCTCCGCGTCTCCGCGCGAGATCCCGCGATGCCGGGCCATGCGATGGAAGTGGATGCGGACGATGGACTTGCGTCGACTCATCCGAAGCACATCACCCCAACTTGCACCCGTCATGGACGAATCGCTCAAAGACCGCGTCGAGGTCGTTCAGGGTGACATCACCAGGCTGCGCGTGGACGGCATCGTGAACGCGGCCAACACCTCGCTGCTGGGCGGCGGCGGCGTGGACGGCGCCATCCACCGCGCGGCCGGGCGCAGGCTGGTGGAGGAGTGCCGGATGCTGCACGGATGCCGCACCGGCCAGGCCAAGATCACCGCCGGCTACGACCTTCCCGCGCGGTGGGTGATCCATACCGTGGGCCCCGTATGGCAGGGGGGCGAAAAAGGCGAGGACGAGATGCTGGCCACGGCGTGGCGGAACTCGCTCAAGATCGCCGCCGACAAGGAGATGGAGACGGTGGCGTTTCCCTCCATCAGCACCGGCGCGTACCGCTTTCCGCTGGAGCGCGCGGCCCGCATTGCGGTGCGCGAGGTGCACCGGTTTCTGAGCGAGAACCCGTACCCGCGCAAGGTGATCTTCTGCGCCTTCGAAGAGGAAGCATACCGAGAATACTTGACGGCGGTGCAAATGGAGTTTTAAATGATGCGCAACCGGATTCATTGCAGTTCATGACCCGACCCCACGACATTCCGGCCGCGCGGGCGCAGGACGCGCGCCCCGCCTTGCCACTGCCGACCCCGGAGCGCACATGGAAGACCTGCAGGAAGTCAAAGCGGTGCTGGACGAGATCAACAACGCCATCTCGAGCTACGATCCCGTCCTGAAGGAGCGCGCGCGAGACATCCTCCTGGAGCGTGCCTTCGGTGGCCGCGTGGCCCGGGGCGGCGCGGCCCCGCGCGCGCAGGCCGAGCCTGCGGGCGACGCCGGCGCCGCGGGCGAGGAGCAGCCGCGGCGCCGCGGCCGGCCGCGCGGGAGCACCAACGCGCGCCGCAACGGGGCGGGGGGCGTCTCTTCCGCCATCGAGCGGTGGAAGCCCGAGACCATGGCCGAGCGCGCGCTGCTGGGCGCCTGGGTGCTGGCCCGCGGCCGCGCCGACCGCACCGTCACCAGCCAGGCCATCAACGCCGAGCTGAAGCGCAACGGGCTGCCGGTGCCCAACATCACCCGCGCCATCGAGAGCAACCTGCGCTCGCGCCCGCCGCTCATGGTGCAGAAGAAGAAGATGGGCACCACCCGGCAGGCCCGGAAGCAGTACGCGCTGACGCAGGAGGGGGTGGACCTGGTGGAAGGAAAGCTCAGCGGCAGCTGATCCCGATCTCCCCGATCGACCAGCAGCGGCGCGCCCCTCCACCCCGGACGGGCGCGCCGCCCGGCTTTGCGCAAACCTTCTGCATCACCTTGCGCCGGGCCGGATGGAACGTTTCTTTCCTGCCGTTAAATCAGACCCGCACACCCGCGCAAAGGCTCCTTGAGCGACGCCGCCGCTTCCGCACGCTCCGCGACCCCCGCCGTCCTCCGCCCCGACGCGGGGCTGATGGCGCTGTTCGTGGCGCTCCTGCTGATCCTGGCCACGCTGCTGGGGCTGGCCAACGCGGGGTTCCGCAAGGTGGCGGCGGCCAACCGCTGGAGCATCCACACCTGGCAGGTGATCACCGAGGCCGAGGGGCTGGGCGCCGCGCAGGCCGAGATGGAGACCACCTACCGCGGCTTCGGCATCTCCGGCGACCCGCAGTTCCTGGCCGGGTGGAGCGAGGGCGCCCGCGACTGGGACGGGCACCTGGCCGCGCTGCGCCGGCTGACCGCCGACAACCCCCGCCAGCAGGCGCGCCTCCGCCGCATCACGGCGCTGCAGGCGCGCTTCCGCGCGGGGCAGGCCGGGCCCATGTCCGCCCGCGAGGGCGACAGCGCGGCCATGCGCGCGGCGCGGGCCACCGCGGGCGATGTGCGCGCGCTCACCGCCCGCCGCGCCGTGGCCGACTCCATCCGCCAGACGCTGGCCGAGGTGCGCGGCGAGGAGTTCTCCCTGCTGGGCCGCCGCGCGCAGGAGGCGCGGGCGCTGGAGCGGCGCACCGCCTTCCTGGTGCTGAGCGGAGGGATCCTCGCGGTCCTCCTGGCCGTCGGCGCCGGCGTGCTGGTCGTGCGCCGGACGGCGCGATTGCGCGAGGCCAACCGTCTCCTCACCGCCGAGGCGGCCGAGCGCATCCTGGCGCGGCAGGCGGCCGAGCGGCTGGCGCGGCAGAACGAGCTGATCCTGAACGCCGCGGCCGAGGGGATCTACGGGCTGGACGCGCACGGCTACACCACCTTCGCCAACCCCGCGGCGGCGGCCATGCTGGGGTACGCCCCCGACGACCTTCCCGGGCGGCCGTACGAGGCCACGCTGCTGTCGTCCGACGGCGGGCACGACCCCATCCGCGCCGCCCTCCTCTCCGGCGAGACGAAGACCGCGAAGGACGCCACCTTCCGCCGCGCCGACGGCCGTCGCTTCCCGGTGGAGTTCACCTGCACGCCCATCGTGGAGGAGGAGCGCATCGCCGGCGTGGTGGTCACCTTCCGCGACGTGACCGAGCGCCGCGAGGTGGACCGCATGAAGGACGAGTTCATCTCCGTGGTCAGCCACGAGCTGCGCACGCCGCTCACCGCCATCCGCGGCTCGCTGGGGCTGCTGGCCTCGGGGAAGGCGGGCGAGGTGCCGCAGCGCGGGCAGCGGATGCTGGAGATCGCCGTCCAGAACACCGACCGCCTCATCCGCCTCATCAACGACATCCTGGACATCGAGCGGATCGAGTCCGGGAAGGTGGCCATGGAGCCGCGGCCGGTGAACGCGGCCGAGCTGGCGCAGAACGCCGCCGAGGTGATGATGCCCATGGCCGAGCGCGCCGGCGTGGGCGTCTACGTGTGGGCCGAGCCGGTGGCCCTGGTGGCCGACCCCGACCGCCTCCTGCAGGTGCTCACCAACCTCATCTCCAACGCGGTGAAGTTCTCCAACCCCGGGGGCACGGTGGAGCTGACGGTGGAGCCGGAGGGCGAGGACGCGATGTTCCGCGTGACCGACCACGGGCGCGGCATTCCCGCCGACCGGCTGGAAAGCATCTTCGAGCGCTTCCAGCAGGTGGACTCGTCGGATTCGCGGCAGAAGGGCGGAACGGGGCTGGGGCTGGCCATCTGCCGCACCATCGTGGGGCAGCACGGGGGGCGGATCTGGGCCGAGAGCGTGCTGGGCGAGGGAAGCACGCTGGCCTTCACCCTCCCGCTCCCCGCGCGCGAGCCGGCCGAGGTCGAGGCGGCGCCGCGCCCGGGCGACCCCGACCCCGTGGTTCCCGAGCCGGCGGACGGGCGCAAGCACGTCCTGGTGGTGGAGGACGACGCCGACCTGGCGGGCGTGCTGGCCGAGACCTTCCAGCGGCAGGGCGTGGCGGCCGAGGTGGCGGGAACGGGGGAGAGCGCGTGGGGCGCCGCGCGCCGCCGCACGCCGGACGCCGTGGTGCTCGACATCGCCATCCCCGAGGGCGACGGCTACTGGCTGGCCGAACGCTTCCGCGAGCACGAGGGGCTGCGCGACGTGCCGATCGTGGCGTATACCGCGCTGGACCTGGACGAGCCCGGCCGCGAGCGCCTGCGCCGCGCCGGGGTGGAGGTGCTGATCAAGAGCCGCATCGAGCCGGTGGAGCTGGAGCGGCGCGTCCTGGCGCTGCTCACGCAGGCGGAGGCGCGGGCGGGCGGGGGGCAGGGCGGGGGCGGCGAATCGTGACGCTCCTTGTCCCGGCGCGGGGATTGCCGTTGGATGGGTGCCCAGACTCGCGCGACGGCGCAACGGAATCGGGGGAAGGCCGGCCCGCGGGGGGTGACTCGCCGCGCCCGCCGCGCGTCTTCTCCCGGATCCGCGCGGCGGATGCATCCGGCGGCGGCGCGCGCGACGTAATCATGTTTCCGGCCGGCCGCGCGAGGGACGGCCGGATGGGATGATGGAGACACAATGAGCCGACGCATCCTGATCGTGGACGACGAGGACGACATCCGCGAGGTCGCGCAGATGTCGCTGGAGATGGTGGCCGGCTGGGAGGTGATCCCCGCCTCCAGCGGCGAGGAGGGGATCCGGCTGGCGGCCGAGCACCGGCCCGACGCCATTCTCCTGGACGTGATGATGCCGGGGATGGACGGCCCCGCCACGGCCCAGCGCCTGGGCGAGGACGCGGCCACCTCGGCCATTCCCATCATCCTGCTGACCGCCAAGGTGCAGGCCGCCGACCGCCGCCGCTTCGAGGGGCTGGGGGTGGCCGGGGTGCTGGCCAAGCCGTTCGACCCCATGGACCTGGCGCGCCAGGTGTCGGCCTCGCTGGGGTGGCCGGAGTGAGCGGAAGTCCGCCCGCGCGGGTGCTGGTGGCCGGCTTCGGCGACGCCGTGGCCGGCTTCCTGGCGCGCCAGCTGCGCGGCGTGACGGTGGAAACGGCGCCCGACGCCGCCGCCGCGCGCGCCGAGCTGGCCCGCGGCGGGTGGGCGCTCCTGCTGGTCGACGACGCCATCCCCGGCGGCCCCGCGCGCGACCTGCTGCGCGGCACCGAACCCCATCCCCCCACCTTCCTCTGCCTGGAGCGCGGCACCCGCGCCTCGCTCACCCGCGCCGACCTGGACGCGCTCGGCGTGGCGCGCATCTTCTTCCACCCGCTGGACCGCCAGGCGCTGGTGCGCGAGGCCGGCGCCGTGCTGGGCACCGGCGGGCCGTCGCCCGACGACCCGCGCGACGTGGCCGCCGCCGCCGGAGAGGCGAAGCGCGGCGCGCTGGCCGACGCGGTGCGGCAGGCGTGGGAGCGCTTCCGCGGCGCGGTGATGGAACGGGTGGACGCCGTCGAGTCGGCCGCGGTGGCCGTGCTGGAGGGGGGGCTGGACGAGGAGAGCCGCCGCCACGCCGAGCGCGAGGCGCACAAGCTGGCGGGCTCCGTGGGCACCTTCGGCTTCGCGCAGGGGTCGCGGCTGGCGCGCGAGATCGAGCTCCTGCTGCAGGGCGCGGCGCCGCTGGGGCAGGCCGAGGCGCTGAAGCTCACCGACCTGGTCGTCGCGCTCCGCCGCGAGCTGGCGCGGCCGCCCACGCCCGCCGCCGACCCCTCCGCGTCGCGCGAGCGTGTCGCGGCGCCGCCGCAGGCCGGGCCGGCGACGGGCGCGCGGCTCCCGCTGCTGCTGATCGTGGATGACGACGCCGAGCTGGCCGACCGCATCGCCATGGAGGCGGGCGGGCGGGGGTTCCGCACGCGCGTGGCCCCCGGCGTGGCCGAGGCGCGCGCCGCGGTGGCCGAGGAGCGCCCCGCCGCCGTCCTCCTGGACCTTTCCTTCGAGCGGGGGGAGAGCGGGCTCTCGCTCCTTTCCGAGCTGGCGTCGCGCACCCCGCGCGTCCCCGTCCTGGTCCTCACCGCGCGGGGCTCGTTCACCGACCGCGTGGACGTGGCGCGGATGGGGGGGATGGGGTTCCTGCAGAAGCCGGTGCCCCCCGCCGCCGCGGTCGACGCGGTGCAGGGGGTGCTGCACCGCGGCCGCGACCGCCACGCCTGCGTGCTGGTGGTGGACGACGACCCGCTGGTGCTGGCCAGCGTGGGCTCGCTGCTCGAGGCGGGCGGGGTGAAGGTGCACACGCTGGACGACCCGCTCCGCTTCTGGGAGGCGCTGGAGGAGTTCTGCCCCGACGTGGTGATCCTCGACATCGACATGCCGCGGGTGAACGGGATCGAGCTCTGCCGCGTGCTGCGCAACGACACCCGCTGGGGCGCCACCCCGGTGGTCTTCCTCACCGCGCGCGCCGGCCCGGAAACGGTGCAGCAGGTGTTCAGCGCGGGCGCCGACGACTTCGTGGCCAAGCCCATCGTGGGCCCCGAGCTGGTCACCCGCATCACCAACCGCCTGGAGCGCGTGCAGCTGCACCGGGCGCTGGCGGATACCGATCCGCTCACCGGCGTGGCGAACCGGCGGCGGTCGGAGGAGCTGATGGGGCAGCTGCTGAACCTGGCCGTGCGCCACCAGCAGCCCTTCTCGCTGGCGCTGCTGGACCTTGACCACTTCAAGCAGGTGAACGACCAGCACGGCCACGGCACGGGCGACGAGGTGCTGCGGCGCGTGGCCCGCATGCTGGAGCGCAGCTTCCGCGCGGAAGACGTGGTGGCGCGGTGGGGCGGGGAAGAGTTCCTCGTCGCCATGCACGGGATGGACAAGGACGACGGGGTGCAGCGCCTGGCCGAGGTGCTCGAGGTGCTGCGCGACGAGCCCTTCGAGGTTCCCGGCGCCGAGCCGCTGCGGGTGACGTTCAGCGCCGGCGTGGCCCAGTACCCGATGGACGGCGGCGACCTGCAGGCGCTCTACCGCACGGCCGACGCGACGATGTACCAGGCCAAGGAGGCGGGGCGCGACCGCGTGCTTCCCGCGGGGTGGACGGCCGGGCAGCCCAGCACCGCCGAGCACGTGGACGTGCTGGTGGTGGAGGACGACCACACGCTGGCGCGCCTCCTCCTGCACGCGCTGGAAACGCGCGGCTGGCGCAGCCGCTGGATCGCCGACGGACGCGAGGCCGCGCAGCAGCTCACCGGCAGCCGCCCCAGGCTGCGCGCGCGCGTGGTGCTGCTGGACGTGGACCTGCCGGGGATGGACGGCCACGCGCTGCTGCGCACCCTGGCGCGCGAGCGGGTGCTGGAGCGCACGCGCGTGATCGTGCTCACGGTGCGCGCGCACGAGGCCGAGGTGGTGCAGGCGCTGGAGGAAGGCGCGTTCGACCACGTGGCCAAGCCGTTCAGCGTGCCCATCCTGCTGCAGCGCATCCGGAGGGCGATGCGCGCATGAAGGGAGGGAACAGAGGACAGGGTACAGGGAACAGGGTGGACGTTCGCGCGTGCCACGCACCGGCGCGCGCCCTCGCCCCCGCGCCCTCCCCCCGCGCCGGAGGGCGCGACCCCCTCCCATTCCGGGAGGAGGTGGCCTTCCAGCATCTGCGCGAGAGCCAGCCGGGCGGGCACGATGCAGCCCCCGACGCGCGGATCTCGTCCAGCTACCTCTCCCGGTACGGGCGAGGTGGACGGCCTGGGCCGGCCGGAGAGGGCGCGGCGCATGGCGATGCGCGGATGCCCGTCATCGCGAAAACCGCAGGGGTTTCACGCAGGGAAGCAGAGCAGCGGAGATGTTTCCTCCGTTCCTCCGCGTCTCCGCGTGAACCCCTTTCTGGTTTTGGAGATGCGAAGGATCCATGGTGGATGGAGATCGCGCGATGAGCTCCATCCGCCTGCTCGACCTGGCGCTGGTGGTGATCGGCGTGGCGTGGATCGCCAGCCTGGTCACCATCTTCGGCCAC
Coding sequences within:
- a CDS encoding O-acetyl-ADP-ribose deacetylase, producing the protein MDESLKDRVEVVQGDITRLRVDGIVNAANTSLLGGGGVDGAIHRAAGRRLVEECRMLHGCRTGQAKITAGYDLPARWVIHTVGPVWQGGEKGEDEMLATAWRNSLKIAADKEMETVAFPSISTGAYRFPLERAARIAVREVHRFLSENPYPRKVIFCAFEEEAYREYLTAVQMEF
- a CDS encoding response regulator yields the protein MSGSPPARVLVAGFGDAVAGFLARQLRGVTVETAPDAAAARAELARGGWALLLVDDAIPGGPARDLLRGTEPHPPTFLCLERGTRASLTRADLDALGVARIFFHPLDRQALVREAGAVLGTGGPSPDDPRDVAAAAGEAKRGALADAVRQAWERFRGAVMERVDAVESAAVAVLEGGLDEESRRHAEREAHKLAGSVGTFGFAQGSRLAREIELLLQGAAPLGQAEALKLTDLVVALRRELARPPTPAADPSASRERVAAPPQAGPATGARLPLLLIVDDDAELADRIAMEAGGRGFRTRVAPGVAEARAAVAEERPAAVLLDLSFERGESGLSLLSELASRTPRVPVLVLTARGSFTDRVDVARMGGMGFLQKPVPPAAAVDAVQGVLHRGRDRHACVLVVDDDPLVLASVGSLLEAGGVKVHTLDDPLRFWEALEEFCPDVVILDIDMPRVNGIELCRVLRNDTRWGATPVVFLTARAGPETVQQVFSAGADDFVAKPIVGPELVTRITNRLERVQLHRALADTDPLTGVANRRRSEELMGQLLNLAVRHQQPFSLALLDLDHFKQVNDQHGHGTGDEVLRRVARMLERSFRAEDVVARWGGEEFLVAMHGMDKDDGVQRLAEVLEVLRDEPFEVPGAEPLRVTFSAGVAQYPMDGGDLQALYRTADATMYQAKEAGRDRVLPAGWTAGQPSTAEHVDVLVVEDDHTLARLLLHALETRGWRSRWIADGREAAQQLTGSRPRLRARVVLLDVDLPGMDGHALLRTLARERVLERTRVIVLTVRAHEAEVVQALEEGAFDHVAKPFSVPILLQRIRRAMRA
- a CDS encoding response regulator — its product is MSRRILIVDDEDDIREVAQMSLEMVAGWEVIPASSGEEGIRLAAEHRPDAILLDVMMPGMDGPATAQRLGEDAATSAIPIILLTAKVQAADRRRFEGLGVAGVLAKPFDPMDLARQVSASLGWPE
- a CDS encoding ATP-binding protein, with product MSDAAASARSATPAVLRPDAGLMALFVALLLILATLLGLANAGFRKVAAANRWSIHTWQVITEAEGLGAAQAEMETTYRGFGISGDPQFLAGWSEGARDWDGHLAALRRLTADNPRQQARLRRITALQARFRAGQAGPMSAREGDSAAMRAARATAGDVRALTARRAVADSIRQTLAEVRGEEFSLLGRRAQEARALERRTAFLVLSGGILAVLLAVGAGVLVVRRTARLREANRLLTAEAAERILARQAAERLARQNELILNAAAEGIYGLDAHGYTTFANPAAAAMLGYAPDDLPGRPYEATLLSSDGGHDPIRAALLSGETKTAKDATFRRADGRRFPVEFTCTPIVEEERIAGVVVTFRDVTERREVDRMKDEFISVVSHELRTPLTAIRGSLGLLASGKAGEVPQRGQRMLEIAVQNTDRLIRLINDILDIERIESGKVAMEPRPVNAAELAQNAAEVMMPMAERAGVGVYVWAEPVALVADPDRLLQVLTNLISNAVKFSNPGGTVELTVEPEGEDAMFRVTDHGRGIPADRLESIFERFQQVDSSDSRQKGGTGLGLAICRTIVGQHGGRIWAESVLGEGSTLAFTLPLPAREPAEVEAAPRPGDPDPVVPEPADGRKHVLVVEDDADLAGVLAETFQRQGVAAEVAGTGESAWGAARRRTPDAVVLDIAIPEGDGYWLAERFREHEGLRDVPIVAYTALDLDEPGRERLRRAGVEVLIKSRIEPVELERRVLALLTQAEARAGGGQGGGGES